One Diabrotica virgifera virgifera chromosome 3, PGI_DIABVI_V3a genomic window carries:
- the LOC126882652 gene encoding uncharacterized protein LOC126882652, which translates to MHLRSLKSLGQPTESWDTLIIYLVFTKLDPVTIREWESKDFMNDTPKLEAFLTFLKQKSKMLKRMEEKPTEANSSQNVKGQTSKPPAESSNRSNSHVQRSYQISNRTCASCDAPNHKIYTCTKFLRLSVPERTDLVKKSNLCINCLNRGHQVNNCNFGHCKNCTVKHHSLLHVSEPSTSNTNTQQSLFTFNLSSKQVLLSTVLLEVVDSKGNRHDCRALLDPGSQSNFISSHLCHKLALPRKPTNITISGAFKVESKIQAVCQIQIVSKNTPFTAPLVCLVAPEICDVVPEAPIVPVSLSIPTFQK; encoded by the exons ATGCACTTAAGGTCTTTAAAGTCATTAGGACAGCCTACAGAATCATGGGATACTTTAATTATATATTTGGTATTCACTAAACTTGATCCAGTGACAATTAGAGAATGGGAATCAAAGGATTTCATGAATGATACTCCTAAGTTGGAAGCTTTTCTCacatttttgaaacaaaagtcaaaaatgcttaaaagaaTGGAGGAAAAACCTACAGAGGCAAATTCAAGCCAAAACGTAAAGGGACAAACTTCTAAACCACCAGCAGAGTCTAGTAATAGATCTAATTCTCATGTTCAGAGAAGTTATCAAATCTCAAATCGTACTTGTGCATCATGCGATGCTCCAAATCATAAAATTTATACATGTACAAAGTTTCTAAGGTTGTCTGTGCCTGAACGAACCGATTTAGTCAAAAAATCCAATTTGTGCATTAACTGTCTAAATCGGGGGCATCAAGTAAACAATTGTAACTTTGGTCATTGCAAAAATTGTACTGTTAAGCATCATTCTCTGTTGCACGTTTCCGAACCTTCTACATCTAACACCAATACGCAACAGTCTCTatttacatttaatttaagtTCAAAACAGGTACTTCTATCCACTGTCTTGTTAGAGGTAGTTGATTCAAAGGGAAATCGTCATGATTGCAGAGCACTTTTAGATCCAGGGAGCCAGTCTAATTTCATTAGTTCACATTTATGCCATAAACTTGCACTACCAAGAAAGCCTACAAATATTACGATTTCAGGGGCATTCAAGGTGGAATCCAAAATTCAGGCTGTTTGTCAAATTCAAATTGTGTCTAAAAACACTCCATTTACTGCTCCTTTAGTCTGTTTGGTAGCTCCAGAAATATGCGATGTTGTACCCGAAGCTCCTATTGTTCCAGTATCTCTTTCGATACCTACAT TTCAGAAATAA